The Persephonella sp. KM09-Lau-8 nucleotide sequence ATCAAACATATCTCCTCTGAGGTCTTCTTCTATATAAATGGATTTGGATACTGCCTGGTCAACATATTTCTGGAATGCTGCTGCTATATCTATCTGTCTTTTTGGATGTATCTCATAAGCACCTTTAAACAGTGCTTTATTAATCTTGCCATCTAACTCATCTATATACTGGATTGAGCCACCGTTTGCTTTAATCTTTTCTGCCATTTCTTCATTCCACATATCAAGCTCTTCAAGCTTTTTCATAAGTTGTTTGTTCACAACAATAAACTTACCTGAGAGTGTGTCCCTTGAATAAACATTGGAGAAATAACTGTCAATTGAGGATGTTGTTCCAGCAATTATTGAAATAGATGCTGTTGGTGCAATTGCAAGTAAGACTGCATTTCTTCTTGGTGGATATGGATAAGGTTTGCCTTTTTCTTTCATCTCTTCGTAGTGTGGGAATGCACCTTTTTCTTCTGCCAGTTCTTCAGACTTGGCATAAGCAGTATCCCTCATAAATTTAGCCACTTTTTCGGCAAACTCTACAGCTTCATCGCTGTCATAAGGTATACCAAGCTCTACCAGTGTTTCTGCAAATCCCATGAGGCCAATTCCCAGAGGTCTTAAGTCCATTGTATTTCTACGGGATTCTTCTGATGGATAGAAGTTTTTGTCCAGAATATTATCAAGTGCCATAACCATTGTTTCTATTGTGTCTTTCAACTTATCCCAGTCTATATCTGTTTTGTCTTCATTTAAGTGCTTTGATAGATTAACAGATGCAAGTGTACATACAGCTGTGCTTTCTGTGGAGTTTGGAATACTTATCTCAGTACATAAGTTGGATGAGTTTATAACACTATATTCTGGGCATGGGTTGTGTTCGTTATGTCTGTCTTTAAATGTGAGCCAGGGATGACCTGTTTTGGCCAGTTTGAACAGATATCTTTTGAACCAGTCCTGTGAATCTATCTTTTTCCAGAGTTTTAGTTTTCCTGTTTCTGCTTTTTCTATACATTCAAAGTATTTTTTAGTGAACTCATCTCCCCAGCTTTCAACGAGTTCAGGACATTCTGCAGGGTCAAATAGATAAAGAGGCTCTCCTTCTTTAATTCTTCTCATTATTTCGTCTGGCATCCAGACAGCAGTATTCAAAGATGGTGTTCTGAAATATGGATTTCCTGTTGTTTCCCTCAAGTCTAAGAAAGCATCTATATCATAATGCCATGGTTGCATATACATAACCTGTGAGCTTCTTCTTCTACCACCCTGTTGTATGGCATTTACGATGGTGTCGAATATTTTGATAAATGGTATTGGCCCTGAGGATTTTGCATTCAAGGAATGTATTTTTGAGCCTGTTGCTCTAAGCCTTGTAACGTCGGTTCCAACACCTCCTGCATATTTTGCAAGGAAGGCAGTTTCCTTGGCTTTGTCCATTATTGACTCAAGAGAATCATCTATGACGTTCACATAACAGCTTGAATACTGGTTTGTGGAAGTTCCTGAGTTATAAAGGGTTGGTGTAGAGTGGAGGTATTCCAGTTTAGAGATTTTGTTATAAACTTTCAGGACTTCTTCCTCATTATTACCAATTCCCATTGCAACTCTCATAAAGAACCACTGGGGTTTTTCTATTATGTTTCCTTCTCTGTCTCTTGTGAAATATCTGTCTTTCAGGGTTGTCATTCCAAAGTAATCAAGAAGTGCATCCCTTGAGTAATCAATGTTTTTCTCCAAATAATCTATATCAAAATCCAGTAGCTCTTTTTTATAGAGTCCCTCTTTTACACCAAACTCAATAGCCTCTTTGAAAGAGCTAAATCTTTTGTCTATCTCCCTATTAATCAATTTTAAAAGCTGTTTTGCAGCAAGAGTATCGTATATGTAATGTTTTGGAATTAGCTGTTCAATAGCTTTTAAGACAAGTGTATCAAGTTCCTGTGTTGTAACCCTTTCAGGTATTTT carries:
- a CDS encoding ribonucleoside-diphosphate reductase subunit alpha, with the translated sequence MQRIVVKRDGTEEKFQMKKLINAIFALLEGMDIPDDYEIVFKVAKELDLKIPERVTTQELDTLVLKAIEQLIPKHYIYDTLAAKQLLKLINREIDKRFSSFKEAIEFGVKEGLYKKELLDFDIDYLEKNIDYSRDALLDYFGMTTLKDRYFTRDREGNIIEKPQWFFMRVAMGIGNNEEEVLKVYNKISKLEYLHSTPTLYNSGTSTNQYSSCYVNVIDDSLESIMDKAKETAFLAKYAGGVGTDVTRLRATGSKIHSLNAKSSGPIPFIKIFDTIVNAIQQGGRRRSSQVMYMQPWHYDIDAFLDLRETTGNPYFRTPSLNTAVWMPDEIMRRIKEGEPLYLFDPAECPELVESWGDEFTKKYFECIEKAETGKLKLWKKIDSQDWFKRYLFKLAKTGHPWLTFKDRHNEHNPCPEYSVINSSNLCTEISIPNSTESTAVCTLASVNLSKHLNEDKTDIDWDKLKDTIETMVMALDNILDKNFYPSEESRRNTMDLRPLGIGLMGFAETLVELGIPYDSDEAVEFAEKVAKFMRDTAYAKSEELAEEKGAFPHYEEMKEKGKPYPYPPRRNAVLLAIAPTASISIIAGTTSSIDSYFSNVYSRDTLSGKFIVVNKQLMKKLEELDMWNEEMAEKIKANGGSIQYIDELDGKINKALFKGAYEIHPKRQIDIAAAFQKYVDQAVSKSIYIEEDLRGDMFDIYMYAWEKGLKSTYYCFIDKTVKGEKYTQKVNKRGARRGFGLRKAKEEVLQTTAEEDIQEIERMAREKYGDEVVDKVKSGDIEACPTDPLLNKICPSCE